Proteins encoded together in one Fusobacterium sp. FSA-380-WT-3A window:
- a CDS encoding GDSL-type esterase/lipase family protein yields MEKVIFLGDSITAWNNYPNVKNYGVPGFCSRDVLWLLEDREDIKGDTVVLMVGVNDILGDIPSEKIFNNLLKIIEILKERFKKIILISVLPTMYKDKNKKIKNLNFLLRNQMFVEKLMIHNLFLNEEGIIDNKYSADGVHLSPEGYKLLNKKIKKILEG; encoded by the coding sequence ATGGAAAAGGTAATTTTTTTAGGTGATAGTATAACAGCTTGGAATAATTATCCAAATGTAAAAAATTATGGGGTTCCAGGATTTTGTTCTAGAGATGTATTGTGGCTTCTTGAGGACAGAGAAGATATAAAAGGTGATACAGTAGTTTTAATGGTAGGAGTTAATGATATATTAGGGGATATTCCCTCTGAAAAAATCTTTAATAATCTATTAAAAATAATAGAAATATTAAAGGAAAGATTTAAAAAAATTATTTTAATATCTGTGTTGCCAACAATGTATAAGGATAAAAATAAAAAAATAAAAAACTTGAATTTTTTATTGAGAAATCAAATGTTTGTAGAAAAACTAATGATACATAATTTATTTTTAAATGAAGAGGGAATAATAGATAATAAATATAGTGCTGATGGAGTTCACTTAAGCCCAGAAGGATATAAATTATTAAATAAAAAAATAAAAAAAATTTTAGAGGGATAA
- a CDS encoding DMT family transporter, translated as MKYLGEFFAFITALGWASSSLFFEHASKRTDSVSVNVIRLVFGIIFLGSFTLVDRGIFLPTDSTIYNWKWLGLSGFVGLFLGDLFLYEAYTLIGARICMLFMTMTPLIVGIFGYLFLGETLTLLQILAMIITCSGVLLVVIKPKNKTDEKKFSTKGILFICIATIFEATGIVLTKMGSMGYDPSSSTQIRMICALGVFILFLTYKKLWGKVFEATKDKKGILLIIGGTVTATAGITFLVAALNLGHAGIISTISSTSPILIIPISYFIFKEKVKLKEIIGACISVFGIVLFFL; from the coding sequence ATGAAATATTTAGGGGAATTTTTTGCATTTATAACAGCTTTAGGCTGGGCTTCAAGTTCATTATTTTTTGAACATGCTTCAAAGAGAACTGATAGTGTTTCGGTTAATGTAATAAGATTGGTTTTTGGAATTATTTTTTTAGGAAGTTTTACTCTTGTAGATAGAGGAATATTTTTACCAACCGATTCTACTATATATAATTGGAAGTGGTTAGGATTATCTGGCTTTGTAGGTTTATTTTTAGGTGATTTATTTTTGTATGAAGCCTATACTTTAATAGGAGCTAGAATATGTATGCTTTTCATGACTATGACTCCTCTTATAGTAGGAATATTTGGATATCTTTTTCTAGGCGAGACTCTAACTTTACTTCAAATTTTGGCTATGATAATTACTTGTAGTGGAGTTTTACTTGTAGTAATCAAACCTAAAAATAAAACTGATGAAAAAAAATTCTCTACTAAAGGAATTTTATTTATATGTATAGCAACAATTTTTGAAGCTACAGGGATAGTTCTTACTAAAATGGGTTCAATGGGATATGACCCTAGCTCCTCTACTCAAATAAGAATGATTTGTGCTTTAGGAGTATTTATACTATTTCTTACTTATAAAAAATTATGGGGTAAAGTTTTTGAAGCTACAAAAGATAAAAAAGGAATATTATTAATAATCGGTGGAACTGTCACAGCTACAGCTGGTATAACATTTTTAGTAGCTGCTCTTAATTTAGGACATGCTGGTATTATCTCTACTATCTCTTCTACAAGTCCTATTCTAATAATTCCTATTTCATATTTTATTTTTAAAGAAAAAGTAAAATTAAAAGAGATAATCGGAGCTTGTATTTCTGTATTTGGAATTGTTTTATTTTTCTTATAA
- a CDS encoding HPr family phosphocarrier protein, with protein sequence MKTITVEIKNRAGLHARPSSLFVQTAGNFDSEIKVKYEDEEINGKSIMGLMLLAAEQGSILTLTANGSDEDEMLEALRNLIEVEQFGEE encoded by the coding sequence ATGAAAACAATTACTGTGGAGATAAAAAATAGAGCTGGACTTCATGCTAGACCTTCTTCACTTTTTGTTCAAACAGCAGGAAATTTCGATTCTGAAATAAAAGTAAAATATGAAGATGAAGAGATAAATGGAAAAAGTATAATGGGACTTATGCTTTTAGCAGCAGAACAAGGGTCAATACTTACACTTACTGCTAATGGTAGTGATGAAGATGAAATGTTAGAAGCTTTAAGAAATCTTATAGAAGTAGAGCAATTTGGAGAAGAATAA
- a CDS encoding glutamine synthetase III, protein MKNMLEAFGKNYFSELELKSRVPSSIFKEFKAVQRGEKELSISVAEVIANAVKNWATEKGATHFTHWFQPLTELTAEKHESFISVSSDGNILSQFSGKELIKGEADSSSFPNGGLRSTFEARGYTAWDISSPMFLRGPEKAKTLFIPTALIGYHGETLDKKVPLLRSINTVTKEALRIKRVLGDYKSNKIDVTLGIEQEYFLIEKSFFEKREDLMFTGRTLFGSLPPKGQELSDHYYGALKEKVEVFMAELDAEMWQLGVMAKTKHNEVAPNQFELAIMYSSANVAADQNQLCMDMIKRVADRHGLAALLHEKPFEKVNGSGKHCNWSLSTDTGENLLDPENLSKGNLDFLVFLTAIIEGVDRYGEVLRVSTATPGNDHRLGGSEAPPAIISIFIGEPLQELLENVDKININKTKTESIELGTYNFPKIPKDSSDRNRTSPFAFTGNKFEYRMPGSSASPATPVFMINTIVADILREYADILEKTEDKSNINDEVIKLVKDRYNKHKRIIFNGNGYDDSWIKEAENRGLPNLSCTVEALPVYKKDSTIDLFERNGVLSREELNSIFVIYTERYNKQLKIETTTAIRMARNEIYPAIMRYMNNIATSIRNIQEALGSDYEQCVAGDKKHLLKVINGKDHLRSSLAELEKDFAEAISIKDQYERAKYYNSHVVPRLKHLREWVDVLEHLCEKSLWPFPVYEDLLFKL, encoded by the coding sequence ATGAAAAATATGTTAGAAGCTTTTGGAAAAAATTACTTTTCTGAATTAGAGCTTAAAAGTAGAGTTCCTAGTTCTATTTTTAAAGAATTCAAAGCAGTTCAAAGAGGTGAAAAAGAATTATCTATTTCTGTAGCTGAAGTTATAGCTAATGCTGTAAAAAATTGGGCTACTGAAAAAGGTGCTACACACTTTACACATTGGTTCCAACCTCTTACTGAATTAACTGCTGAAAAACATGAGTCCTTTATATCTGTATCTTCTGATGGAAATATTTTATCTCAATTTTCAGGAAAAGAACTTATAAAAGGAGAAGCTGATTCCTCTTCTTTCCCTAATGGTGGACTTCGTTCTACTTTTGAAGCAAGAGGTTATACTGCTTGGGATATATCTTCACCAATGTTTTTAAGAGGACCTGAAAAGGCTAAAACTTTATTTATTCCAACAGCCTTAATAGGATATCATGGAGAAACTCTTGATAAAAAAGTTCCACTTTTAAGGTCAATAAATACAGTTACAAAAGAAGCCTTAAGAATTAAAAGAGTTCTAGGAGATTATAAATCTAATAAAATTGATGTTACTCTTGGAATAGAACAAGAATATTTTCTTATTGAAAAATCTTTCTTTGAAAAAAGAGAAGATTTAATGTTTACTGGTAGAACTTTATTTGGTTCTCTACCACCTAAAGGTCAAGAGTTAAGTGACCACTACTATGGAGCTTTAAAAGAAAAAGTAGAAGTGTTTATGGCTGAGTTAGATGCTGAAATGTGGCAGCTTGGAGTCATGGCTAAAACTAAACATAATGAAGTAGCTCCAAATCAATTTGAATTGGCTATTATGTACTCTTCAGCCAATGTAGCAGCTGACCAAAATCAACTTTGTATGGATATGATTAAAAGAGTAGCTGATAGACATGGATTAGCTGCCTTATTACATGAAAAACCTTTTGAAAAAGTAAATGGTTCCGGAAAACATTGTAACTGGTCTTTAAGTACTGATACTGGTGAAAATTTATTAGACCCTGAAAATCTTTCTAAAGGAAATTTAGATTTCTTAGTATTTTTAACTGCTATTATAGAAGGTGTTGATAGATATGGTGAAGTTTTAAGAGTATCTACTGCTACTCCTGGAAATGACCATAGACTTGGAGGTTCTGAAGCTCCTCCAGCTATAATTTCAATATTTATAGGAGAACCTTTACAAGAATTGTTAGAAAATGTTGATAAAATTAATATCAATAAAACTAAAACAGAATCTATTGAATTAGGAACTTATAACTTCCCAAAAATTCCTAAAGATAGTTCTGATAGAAACAGGACTTCTCCTTTTGCTTTTACTGGAAACAAATTTGAATATAGAATGCCTGGTTCTAGTGCTTCTCCTGCTACTCCTGTTTTTATGATAAATACTATAGTGGCTGATATTTTAAGGGAATATGCTGATATTTTAGAAAAAACAGAAGATAAATCTAATATAAATGATGAAGTTATTAAATTAGTAAAAGATAGATACAATAAACATAAAAGAATTATCTTTAATGGAAATGGATATGATGATTCTTGGATTAAGGAAGCTGAAAATAGAGGATTACCTAATTTAAGTTGTACTGTTGAAGCTCTACCAGTTTACAAAAAAGATTCTACTATAGACTTATTTGAAAGAAATGGAGTTTTAAGTAGAGAAGAATTAAACTCAATCTTTGTTATTTATACAGAAAGATATAATAAACAATTAAAAATAGAAACTACTACTGCTATAAGAATGGCTAGAAATGAAATATATCCAGCTATAATGAGATATATGAATAACATTGCTACTTCTATAAGAAATATTCAAGAAGCTTTAGGTAGTGACTATGAACAATGTGTTGCTGGAGATAAAAAACATCTTCTAAAAGTTATAAATGGAAAAGACCATTTAAGAAGTTCTTTAGCTGAATTAGAAAAAGATTTTGCTGAAGCAATAAGCATTAAAGACCAATATGAAAGAGCTAAATATTATAACTCTCATGTTGTTCCAAGACTTAAACATTTAAGAGAATGGGTTGATGTATTAGAACATCTTTGTGAAAAATCTTTATGGCCATTCCCTGTATATGAAGATTTATTATTCAAATTATAA
- a CDS encoding sodium:alanine symporter family protein → MEALSNFVGTVNTWLYSYLLIALLLVLGFYFSLKTGFIQIRLIGEMLKLLGGKNSSSKNGISSFQAFCISIASCVGTGNLAGVAIAIVIGGPGAVFWMWLIALIGASSSLIECTLAQVYKIKDGEHFRGGPAYYMEKALGKRWMGVVFSILISITYGLIFNSVQANTISFAFEKAFNIQRLHVGIVLAVVTAIIIFGGVKRIARVAEILVPVMAVAYIFVAVFIILKNIAIIPSIFSLIFSSAFGFKPVAGGLFGAVIMQGIRRGLFSNEAGMGSAPNAAATSDVSHPVKQGLVQALGIFTDTIVICSCTAFIILISGNYTSGSSNGIQLTQDAIVSQVGSWGSIFIAACILFFAFSSVIGNYYYGETNIEFIKANKGWLTIYRIMVVGMVLFGCVAHIQIVWDLADLFMGLMATMNLITIAILSKIAFAVIKDYQEQRAKGVDPVFKSKNVPEIKNADCWKD, encoded by the coding sequence ATGGAAGCTTTATCAAATTTTGTGGGAACAGTTAATACTTGGTTGTATTCATATTTATTAATTGCATTACTTCTAGTATTAGGATTCTATTTCTCACTAAAAACAGGATTTATTCAAATTAGACTTATAGGAGAAATGTTAAAACTTTTAGGAGGAAAAAACTCTAGTTCAAAAAATGGTATTTCATCATTCCAAGCTTTTTGTATTTCAATAGCTTCTTGTGTAGGAACAGGAAATTTAGCTGGTGTTGCTATAGCAATAGTTATTGGAGGGCCAGGAGCTGTGTTTTGGATGTGGCTTATAGCTCTTATAGGAGCTAGTTCAAGTTTAATAGAATGTACTTTAGCTCAAGTATATAAAATAAAAGATGGAGAACATTTTAGAGGTGGACCAGCTTATTATATGGAAAAAGCTTTAGGAAAAAGATGGATGGGAGTTGTATTTTCTATTCTTATTTCTATAACTTATGGATTGATATTTAACTCAGTTCAAGCTAATACAATATCTTTTGCTTTTGAAAAGGCTTTTAATATTCAAAGATTACATGTAGGAATTGTTTTAGCTGTAGTTACAGCTATTATAATTTTTGGTGGAGTTAAAAGAATAGCTCGTGTAGCAGAAATATTAGTACCAGTTATGGCTGTAGCTTATATTTTTGTAGCTGTTTTTATAATATTAAAGAATATTGCAATAATTCCATCTATTTTTTCTTTAATCTTCAGTAGTGCTTTTGGATTTAAACCAGTAGCTGGAGGATTATTTGGAGCTGTTATAATGCAAGGAATTAGAAGAGGACTTTTCTCTAATGAAGCTGGAATGGGAAGTGCTCCTAATGCTGCTGCTACTTCTGATGTATCTCACCCTGTAAAACAAGGATTAGTTCAAGCTTTAGGAATTTTTACAGATACAATAGTAATTTGTTCTTGTACAGCTTTCATAATTTTAATTTCAGGAAATTATACTTCTGGAAGTTCTAATGGAATTCAATTAACTCAAGATGCTATAGTTTCTCAAGTTGGTTCTTGGGGTTCAATATTTATAGCTGCTTGTATACTATTCTTTGCTTTTTCTTCTGTAATAGGGAATTATTATTATGGTGAAACTAACATAGAATTTATAAAAGCTAATAAGGGTTGGTTAACTATTTATAGAATAATGGTAGTTGGAATGGTATTATTTGGGTGTGTAGCCCATATTCAAATTGTTTGGGACTTAGCAGATTTATTTATGGGACTTATGGCTACAATGAATTTAATTACAATAGCTATCCTTTCAAAAATTGCTTTTGCTGTTATTAAAGATTATCAAGAGCAAAGAGCTAAAGGTGTAGACCCTGTATTCAAATCTAAAAATGTACCAGAAATAAAAAATGCTGATTGTTGGAAAGATTAA
- the glsA gene encoding glutaminase A, with product MEDLLRSLVKKNLGKTKLGEVANYIPELDKAKKDALGVYIYNMDQEEFGAGDYDIKFTIQSISKILSLMLAILDNGEEYVFSKVGMEPTGDPFNSITKLETSSRKKPYNPLINAGAIAVSSMIYGKDAREKFQRLLDFIRKITEDETLDVNYKIYCGESETGNKNRAMGYFLKSQGIIEGNVEDALDVYFKQCSIEVTAKNLAKIGLFLARGGKLSSGEQVISTRIATIIKTLMVTCGMYDNSGEFAVRVGIPSKSGVGGGIVSVVPGKMGIGVFGPSLDKKGNSVAGVALLEELSKELNLTIF from the coding sequence ATGGAAGATTTATTAAGGAGTTTAGTGAAAAAAAATCTAGGAAAGACAAAATTAGGTGAAGTAGCTAATTATATTCCAGAACTAGATAAAGCTAAAAAGGATGCTTTAGGAGTTTATATTTATAATATGGACCAAGAAGAATTTGGTGCTGGGGACTATGATATAAAATTCACTATTCAAAGTATATCTAAAATTTTAAGTTTGATGTTAGCTATTTTAGATAATGGAGAAGAGTATGTTTTTTCAAAGGTGGGAATGGAACCTACAGGAGATCCGTTTAACTCTATAACGAAATTGGAAACTTCAAGTAGAAAGAAACCATACAATCCTTTAATAAATGCTGGAGCTATAGCTGTAAGTTCTATGATTTATGGAAAAGATGCTAGAGAAAAATTCCAAAGGTTATTAGATTTTATTAGAAAAATAACAGAAGATGAAACTTTAGATGTAAACTATAAAATTTATTGTGGAGAATCAGAAACAGGAAATAAAAATAGAGCTATGGGATATTTCTTGAAAAGTCAAGGGATTATAGAGGGGAATGTAGAAGACGCTTTAGATGTATATTTTAAGCAATGTTCAATAGAAGTAACTGCTAAAAATTTGGCTAAAATAGGATTATTTTTGGCAAGAGGTGGAAAATTAAGTTCAGGAGAACAAGTTATAAGCACAAGAATAGCTACAATAATAAAAACTTTGATGGTTACTTGTGGAATGTATGATAATTCTGGAGAATTTGCAGTAAGAGTTGGAATTCCATCTAAAAGTGGAGTAGGAGGAGGAATAGTTTCAGTAGTTCCTGGTAAAATGGGAATAGGAGTTTTTGGACCATCATTGGATAAAAAAGGGAACTCTGTGGCTGGAGTTGCTTTATTAGAAGAACTATCAAAAGAACTAAACTTAACAATATTTTAA
- the gmhB gene encoding D-glycero-beta-D-manno-heptose 1,7-bisphosphate 7-phosphatase, with the protein MKKNKAIFLDRDGTINIDKDYMYRIEDFEFEPKADEALKILNDLGYILIVVTNQSGVARGYYTEKDIQTLHEKLSKILKEKNINISKFYYCPHHPTKGIGEYKLDCFCRKPYPGMLLKGMDEFNIDPSLSFMVGDKLSDVEAGLKADVTPVILKTRNDIDFSSLSENILVFNSLYDFAINLKNSNNN; encoded by the coding sequence ATGAAAAAAAATAAGGCTATCTTTTTAGATAGAGATGGTACTATCAATATTGATAAAGATTATATGTATCGTATTGAAGATTTTGAGTTTGAGCCTAAAGCAGATGAAGCTTTAAAAATTTTAAATGATTTAGGTTATATACTTATTGTTGTAACTAATCAATCTGGTGTTGCTAGAGGATACTATACTGAGAAAGATATACAAACTCTTCATGAAAAACTTTCAAAAATTTTGAAAGAAAAAAATATAAATATATCTAAATTTTATTATTGTCCTCATCATCCTACTAAAGGAATTGGAGAATATAAATTAGATTGTTTTTGTAGAAAACCATATCCTGGTATGTTGTTAAAAGGAATGGATGAATTTAATATAGACCCCTCTCTTTCTTTTATGGTAGGAGATAAATTGTCTGATGTTGAAGCTGGTTTAAAAGCAGATGTGACCCCTGTAATTTTAAAAACTAGAAATGATATTGATTTTTCTTCTTTATCAGAAAATATTTTAGTTTTTAATTCTCTCTATGATTTTGCTATAAATTTAAAAAACTCAAATAATAATTAA
- the murF gene encoding UDP-N-acetylmuramoyl-tripeptide--D-alanyl-D-alanine ligase, producing the protein MKQLLKVIEEKFHKTFKIHDISKVEIDSRNIKKGDLFFAINNGKNYIENVLKIEDTIVICDDNKWKNNERVIVVEDTVKAMQSIAKDYRKKLNIKLIGITGSEGKTTTKDIVHGILSSKYKVKKTLGNYNNHIGLPFTILQLNENDEFGVIEMGMSHKGEISALCDISDIDYGIITNIGDSHLEFMVNRDNVFLEKSQIKNYISEKNLFVFGDDIYLKNLSGNKIGFNKDNNFIITAYSETLDGVNFFVNGNQYTFKLNGKHNCINASIGIALGLSLGLTISEIQKGLDLVQVTPMRFQKIEKEGILYINDAYNASPVSMKASLETFDKINFSKKKLAILADMGEMGENAISYHEDVLRFANKSNIETIIILGPLMKEAYKNISSSKFILVENKEEIKKLIKNNFSDRIILLKGSNFNRLWEII; encoded by the coding sequence ATGAAACAATTATTAAAAGTAATAGAAGAAAAATTTCATAAAACTTTTAAAATACATGATATTTCAAAAGTTGAAATTGATAGTCGAAATATCAAAAAAGGAGATTTATTTTTCGCTATTAATAATGGTAAAAATTATATTGAAAATGTCTTAAAAATAGAAGATACCATTGTTATATGTGATGATAATAAATGGAAAAACAATGAAAGAGTTATTGTAGTAGAGGATACTGTAAAAGCTATGCAATCTATTGCTAAAGATTATCGTAAAAAATTAAATATTAAATTAATTGGAATTACTGGTAGTGAAGGAAAAACTACTACAAAAGATATAGTTCATGGTATTTTATCTTCTAAATATAAAGTCAAAAAAACACTAGGAAATTATAATAATCATATTGGACTTCCTTTTACAATATTGCAACTAAATGAAAATGACGAGTTTGGGGTAATAGAAATGGGAATGAGTCATAAAGGTGAAATTTCTGCTCTATGTGATATTTCTGATATTGATTATGGTATTATTACTAATATTGGTGATTCTCATCTTGAATTTATGGTTAATAGAGATAATGTATTTTTAGAAAAAAGTCAAATCAAAAACTATATTTCAGAAAAAAATCTTTTTGTTTTTGGAGATGATATCTATTTAAAAAATCTTTCTGGAAATAAAATTGGATTTAATAAAGATAATAACTTTATTATAACTGCTTACTCTGAAACATTAGATGGAGTTAATTTTTTTGTAAATGGTAATCAATACACTTTTAAACTTAATGGAAAACATAATTGTATAAATGCTTCTATTGGAATAGCTCTTGGACTTTCTTTAGGTTTAACTATTTCTGAAATTCAAAAAGGTCTTGATTTAGTTCAAGTAACTCCTATGAGATTTCAAAAAATAGAAAAAGAAGGAATTTTATATATTAATGATGCTTATAATGCTAGTCCTGTATCAATGAAAGCTTCTTTAGAAACCTTTGATAAAATTAATTTTTCTAAAAAAAAATTAGCAATTCTTGCTGATATGGGAGAAATGGGAGAAAATGCGATTTCTTATCATGAAGATGTTTTAAGATTTGCTAATAAAAGTAATATTGAAACTATCATTATTCTAGGTCCTTTAATGAAAGAAGCATATAAAAATATAAGCTCAAGTAAATTTATTTTAGTTGAAAATAAAGAAGAAATAAAAAAATTAATTAAAAATAATTTTTCAGATAGAATTATTTTATTAAAAGGTTCTAATTTTAACCGTTTATGGGAAATTATCTAG
- a CDS encoding YjiH family protein: MAIFKFLFYSILGILAFLAPFKIGEESSILMGHIKSIIIDGYIEEIRVLVVIVSCVTILGTILGFIKRDFKNKYFQEFFVCGPINGTARILGAIFFLMVHYGVGPSIILDPNTGGMMANDLLPSLMVTFCVGVLLMPLLTAFGLVEFIGVLIAPFMRKVFKVPGYAAIDAIASFLGDGTIGIVVTDEQYQKGYYTQREAVIIATSFSIVGISFAAVVSDLLRLSDRFIIFYATIAFSTVIAGIIIARLPLKKFKDEYYLGRDFKGEEASTSVLVAIRKATETAQKANEVKILLDSIKKVGILYITFIPVIMFMGTLGLVIAEHTTIFNIISMPLVPILKLLGFSQKVAEVMAPSMIVGFSDMYLPSLLIESVPSEMARFLIGTLSFAQLIFLSETGMILVASKIGFDFWDTLKFFILRTIISFPVIFIITQILFKMGILAN; this comes from the coding sequence ATGGCAATTTTTAAATTTTTATTTTATTCTATTTTAGGAATACTAGCCTTCTTAGCACCTTTTAAAATTGGTGAAGAGTCATCTATTTTAATGGGACATATAAAATCTATAATAATAGATGGATATATAGAGGAAATAAGAGTGTTAGTAGTTATAGTATCTTGTGTAACTATATTAGGAACTATTTTAGGATTTATAAAAAGAGATTTTAAAAATAAATATTTTCAAGAATTCTTTGTCTGTGGGCCTATAAATGGAACAGCTAGAATATTAGGGGCAATTTTCTTTTTAATGGTTCATTATGGTGTAGGACCAAGTATAATATTAGACCCTAATACAGGTGGAATGATGGCAAATGATTTATTACCATCATTAATGGTAACATTTTGTGTAGGAGTTTTATTAATGCCATTACTTACAGCTTTTGGTCTTGTTGAATTTATTGGAGTATTAATAGCTCCATTTATGAGAAAAGTTTTTAAAGTTCCAGGATATGCTGCAATAGATGCTATAGCTTCATTTTTAGGAGATGGAACAATAGGAATAGTAGTAACAGATGAACAATATCAAAAGGGATATTATACTCAAAGAGAAGCTGTAATAATAGCTACTTCATTTTCAATAGTTGGAATATCCTTTGCTGCAGTAGTTTCAGATTTATTAAGATTATCAGATAGATTTATAATTTTCTATGCTACAATAGCTTTTTCAACAGTTATTGCTGGAATAATTATAGCAAGATTACCTTTAAAGAAATTTAAAGATGAATATTATTTAGGAAGAGATTTTAAAGGAGAAGAAGCTAGTACTTCTGTCCTTGTAGCTATAAGAAAAGCTACAGAAACAGCTCAAAAAGCTAATGAAGTTAAAATTTTATTAGATTCTATAAAGAAAGTAGGAATACTTTATATAACTTTTATTCCTGTAATAATGTTTATGGGAACTTTAGGTCTTGTTATTGCTGAACATACAACTATTTTTAATATAATTTCAATGCCATTAGTTCCAATACTAAAGTTACTTGGATTTTCTCAAAAAGTAGCTGAAGTTATGGCCCCATCAATGATAGTTGGATTTTCAGATATGTATTTACCTTCATTATTGATAGAAAGTGTGCCAAGTGAGATGGCAAGATTTTTGATTGGAACTTTATCTTTTGCTCAATTAATTTTTTTAAGTGAAACAGGAATGATATTAGTTGCTTCAAAAATAGGGTTTGATTTTTGGGATACATTAAAATTCTTTATATTAAGAACTATAATAAGTTTTCCAGTTATATTTATAATAACACAAATTTTATTTAAAATGGGTATATTAGCTAACTAA
- a CDS encoding methyltransferase domain-containing protein: MEEIKICPKCKEKLIKNGKSYSCKNNHTYDISKSGYVNLLLDNQKHSKNPGDDKDMVISRKKFLEKGYYQGISEKVNETIISLLTKNNINILDIGCGEGYYTERLKKFLSEKEIENRIIGIDISKEAVLVASKKNKDIEWVVASASNLPLEDGSLDFIICMFAKIIPEEKMRCLKKDGYLIIVSTGENHLVEIKEVVYENIRKDFYSPIEDLKIFEYVETKNCKYKTYIKENESIKSLFNMTPYRWRSPKEGIEKLFSLKELEITVDVNIDIFKK, encoded by the coding sequence ATGGAAGAAATCAAAATTTGTCCAAAATGTAAAGAGAAATTAATAAAAAATGGAAAAAGTTATTCTTGTAAAAATAATCATACATATGATATATCTAAATCAGGATATGTAAATTTGTTATTAGATAATCAAAAACATAGTAAAAATCCTGGTGATGATAAAGATATGGTTATTAGTAGAAAAAAATTTTTAGAAAAAGGTTATTATCAAGGAATATCAGAAAAGGTAAATGAAACTATAATATCACTTTTAACCAAAAATAACATTAATATATTGGATATAGGGTGTGGAGAAGGATATTATACAGAAAGATTAAAAAAATTTTTAAGTGAAAAGGAAATAGAAAATAGAATAATAGGTATAGACATATCAAAAGAAGCTGTTTTAGTGGCTTCAAAGAAGAATAAAGACATTGAATGGGTAGTAGCTAGTGCTTCAAATCTTCCTTTAGAGGATGGGAGTTTAGATTTTATTATATGTATGTTTGCTAAGATTATTCCAGAAGAGAAGATGAGATGTTTGAAAAAAGATGGATATTTAATAATAGTATCTACAGGAGAAAATCATTTAGTTGAGATAAAAGAAGTAGTGTATGAGAATATAAGGAAAGATTTTTATTCTCCAATAGAAGATTTAAAAATATTTGAATATGTAGAAACTAAGAATTGTAAATATAAAACCTATATAAAAGAAAATGAAAGTATAAAAAGTTTATTTAATATGACTCCATATAGGTGGAGAAGTCCTAAAGAGGGGATAGAAAAATTATTTTCTTTAAAAGAATTAGAAATAACAGTAGATGTCAACATAGATATCTTTAAAAAATAA